Proteins from a genomic interval of Candidatus Methylomirabilota bacterium:
- a CDS encoding PHP domain-containing protein, producing the protein MGGGVDLHTHTVASDGTYRPSELVAEAARRGVRVLAITDHDSTDGLAEAIATARAHPPLTIVPGIEINCDVEGAEIHVLGYGMEYEAAWFQEFCLAQRADRRARVHRTAERLAALGLPIDVERVFALVQEGSAGRPHVARVMVERGYVKTVREAFDRYLASGKPAHVPRRKLTPEDAVRLLRRAGGVPVFAHPGLAERDELIPSMVEAGLMGIECYYSEHSPAQRGTYLDLCRRYDLVATGGSDFHGPAVRAATLGHPTVPLATWDALQAKVAQARASRPA; encoded by the coding sequence GTGGGCGGCGGCGTCGACCTCCACACCCACACCGTCGCCTCGGACGGCACGTATCGCCCGAGCGAGCTGGTGGCGGAGGCGGCGCGCCGCGGGGTGCGGGTGCTGGCGATCACCGACCACGACTCCACCGACGGCCTCGCCGAGGCCATCGCGACCGCGCGCGCCCACCCGCCGCTGACCATCGTGCCGGGCATCGAGATCAATTGCGACGTCGAGGGCGCCGAGATCCACGTCCTCGGCTACGGCATGGAGTACGAGGCCGCGTGGTTCCAGGAGTTCTGTCTCGCCCAGCGAGCAGACCGGCGCGCGCGCGTGCACCGGACCGCCGAGCGGCTCGCCGCGCTGGGGCTGCCCATCGACGTCGAGCGCGTGTTCGCGCTGGTACAGGAGGGCTCGGCCGGGCGCCCCCACGTCGCCCGGGTCATGGTCGAGCGCGGCTACGTCAAGACGGTGCGCGAGGCCTTCGACCGGTATCTGGCCTCGGGCAAGCCGGCCCACGTGCCGCGGCGGAAGCTCACACCGGAGGACGCGGTGCGGCTCCTGCGCCGCGCGGGCGGCGTGCCGGTCTTCGCCCATCCCGGCCTCGCCGAGCGCGACGAGCTGATCCCCTCGATGGTGGAGGCCGGGCTCATGGGCATCGAGTGCTACTACTCGGAGCACTCCCCCGCGCAGCGCGGGACCTACCTGGATCTCTGTCGCCGGTACGATCTCGTCGCCACCGGCGGATCCGACTTCCACGGCCCGGCGGTGCGGGCGGCCACGCTGGGGCATCCCACCGTCCCGCTCGCCACGTGGGACGCCCTGCAGGCGAAGGTGGCGCAGGCGCGCGCCTCCCGTCCCGCCTGA
- a CDS encoding sigma-70 family RNA polymerase sigma factor, with protein MDLEGLVERSRGGDLDAFAEVTRRFQQMAFGYALALLRDLPQAEDVVQEAFVAAWFGLSTLADPAAFPGWFRGIVRHQAHRLLRQKHLDALPLSDALAVATEEVGPDRRLEHEQRVATVLDSIGRLPAALREVVTLFYVHQCTQQDIATFLGLPVTTVNNRLHAARAQLKRRTLTMVKDTLEAHRLPDDFAARIGRIVRARDGVCEVLFDPTRLPDPLTELTVSDQAQRRSVRVQVVQLLKDGVVRCVPLSPSDGLTPGMTVLSSGKRTEGLMSREALDGAVRLLPGPAADVARLPEVLETGIKVIDVLCPLVRGGTVSIAGEYRAGTVVVVEELCWRLRSAAGGVSIFAFVPPGPSSTSFQEVWEKEGYTGGTLGAVQTFYFAGEEEWRPEQVSRLPEVDVLIRLSRALADVRIYPTVDALVSRSRLFEAAPTEAAPAEIAGRVRRLLSMAASANPAAIVPPAGVTELEPRRARKMWLFFAQPFFVAEPYTKRPGVFVSRAEALRGCREILDGMHDDIPDEAFYFTGGIDDVLARAARSSSDPQPA; from the coding sequence ATGGACCTGGAAGGGCTGGTCGAGCGGTCCCGCGGGGGTGACCTCGATGCGTTCGCCGAGGTCACCCGCCGCTTTCAGCAGATGGCATTCGGCTATGCGCTGGCGCTTCTGCGGGATCTGCCCCAGGCGGAAGACGTCGTCCAGGAAGCGTTCGTCGCCGCATGGTTCGGGCTCTCGACGCTGGCAGACCCCGCCGCGTTTCCCGGCTGGTTCCGCGGGATCGTCCGCCACCAGGCCCACCGCCTCCTCCGGCAGAAGCACCTCGACGCGCTACCCCTGAGTGACGCGCTGGCCGTGGCGACCGAGGAGGTGGGCCCCGACCGGAGGCTCGAGCACGAGCAGCGCGTCGCCACCGTTCTGGACTCGATCGGTCGACTACCCGCCGCCCTGCGCGAGGTCGTGACGCTGTTCTACGTGCACCAGTGCACGCAGCAGGACATTGCCACCTTCCTGGGTCTTCCGGTGACGACGGTCAACAACCGACTGCACGCCGCCCGCGCGCAGCTCAAGCGGAGGACCCTGACGATGGTAAAGGACACGCTGGAGGCGCACCGGCTTCCTGACGACTTTGCCGCCCGGATCGGACGCATCGTGCGGGCGCGAGATGGAGTGTGCGAGGTGCTCTTCGATCCGACCCGGCTGCCCGATCCGCTCACCGAGCTCACGGTGAGCGACCAGGCACAGCGCCGGTCCGTGAGGGTGCAGGTGGTCCAGCTGCTCAAGGACGGCGTGGTGCGCTGCGTGCCGCTTTCACCGAGCGACGGCCTGACTCCGGGAATGACGGTGTTGAGCTCCGGCAAGCGAACCGAAGGGCTGATGAGTCGCGAGGCGCTCGACGGTGCCGTGCGCCTCCTGCCCGGGCCGGCGGCCGACGTGGCGCGGCTCCCGGAGGTGCTGGAGACCGGCATCAAGGTCATCGACGTCCTGTGTCCGCTGGTCCGCGGTGGCACCGTGTCGATCGCGGGCGAGTATCGCGCGGGCACCGTCGTGGTAGTCGAGGAGCTGTGCTGGCGCCTGCGCTCGGCGGCCGGCGGGGTGTCGATCTTCGCGTTCGTGCCACCCGGCCCCAGCAGCACGTCGTTCCAGGAGGTGTGGGAGAAGGAAGGGTACACCGGCGGCACCCTCGGAGCCGTCCAGACGTTCTACTTCGCCGGGGAGGAGGAGTGGAGGCCCGAACAGGTATCTCGCCTGCCGGAGGTTGATGTGCTCATCCGCCTGTCGCGGGCGCTGGCCGACGTCCGCATCTATCCGACGGTCGACGCGCTGGTCTCACGCTCCCGCCTGTTCGAGGCGGCTCCGACGGAGGCGGCGCCCGCCGAGATCGCGGGGCGGGTCCGACGCCTCCTCTCGATGGCGGCGAGTGCCAATCCCGCCGCGATCGTGCCGCCCGCAGGAGTGACCGAGCTCGAGCCCCGTCGGGCGCGGAAGATGTGGCTCTTCTTCGCGCAGCCATTCTTCGTGGCCGAGCCATACACGAAGCGGCCCGGTGTTTTCGTGAGCCGGGCGGAGGCGCTGCGCGGGTGCCGCGAGATCCTCGACGGCATGCACGACGACATCCCCGACGAGGCGTTCTACTTCACGGGCGGGATCGACGACGTCCTGGCCCGCGCGGCGCGATCGTCCTCCGATCCTCAGCCCGCGTAG
- a CDS encoding MFS transporter: MTGSALELLTHGPFARIMLTNFLFFGALNGFLLLPLYIHGLGGDEADIGLVQGLYSAAGIVCQPVVGALIDYLGRRFFMRLGSALLVVSCALFVVSSPLPLLGTLRALQGVAFSAFFVSNYIHVVEMVPVERRGWALGIFGLSGLVSTSLAPLFGELMIRRFGFPTFFASAAVIAAAAAASSWSVRDVRPAALGARPGLQVIQEGLLEVRHMHMALGFFFGLGTGTVFTFLPTFGEVLGVTSVGLFYTAYAVAAMLVRVLGGTLIDVRGRRAVIIPCMFVQAAATGIIAVVALLFRPALGLPVLPFLFLAGFLAGGAHGFLYPAMSALLMDVTPERRRGSAVGIFSSVILVGNTTGAIAFGYVAHGLGYSAMWTALTLLLVIGSLLSTRLRVGYAAAAPAPAAS, translated from the coding sequence GTGACCGGTTCCGCCCTCGAGCTCCTGACCCATGGTCCGTTCGCCCGGATCATGCTCACCAACTTCCTCTTCTTCGGCGCCCTGAACGGCTTCCTCCTGCTGCCGCTGTACATTCACGGGCTCGGCGGCGACGAGGCGGATATCGGACTGGTGCAGGGCCTCTACAGCGCGGCCGGCATCGTCTGCCAGCCGGTGGTGGGCGCGCTGATCGACTATCTCGGCCGGCGCTTCTTCATGCGGCTGGGCAGCGCGCTGCTGGTCGTCTCCTGCGCGCTCTTCGTGGTGTCGAGCCCGCTGCCGCTGCTCGGCACGCTGCGCGCGCTCCAGGGGGTGGCCTTCTCCGCGTTCTTCGTCTCCAACTACATCCACGTGGTGGAGATGGTCCCGGTGGAGCGGCGCGGGTGGGCCCTGGGCATCTTCGGCCTCTCCGGGCTCGTGTCCACGTCGCTGGCCCCGCTGTTCGGCGAGCTCATGATCCGCCGCTTCGGCTTTCCCACCTTCTTCGCATCGGCCGCGGTCATCGCGGCGGCCGCCGCCGCCTCGTCGTGGAGCGTGCGGGACGTGCGCCCGGCCGCCCTCGGGGCGCGGCCCGGCCTGCAGGTCATCCAGGAGGGCCTGCTCGAGGTGCGGCACATGCACATGGCGCTGGGGTTCTTCTTCGGCCTCGGCACCGGCACGGTCTTCACGTTCCTGCCCACCTTCGGCGAGGTGCTGGGCGTCACCAGCGTCGGGCTGTTCTACACCGCCTACGCGGTGGCCGCGATGCTGGTGCGCGTGCTGGGCGGAACCCTGATCGACGTGCGCGGCCGCCGCGCGGTCATCATCCCGTGCATGTTCGTGCAGGCCGCCGCGACCGGCATCATCGCGGTGGTGGCCCTGCTGTTCCGTCCCGCCCTCGGGCTGCCGGTGCTGCCGTTCCTGTTCCTCGCCGGGTTCCTGGCCGGCGGCGCGCACGGCTTCCTGTACCCCGCGATGTCGGCGCTGCTCATGGACGTGACGCCGGAGCGGCGGCGCGGCAGCGCGGTGGGCATCTTCAGCTCGGTGATCCTCGTCGGCAACACCACCGGCGCGATCGCCTTCGGCTACGTGGCCCACGGGCTCGGCTACTCGGCGATGTGGACCGCGCTCACCCTGCTGCTGGTGATCGGCTCGCTGCTGAGCACGCGACTGCGCGTGGGCTACGCGGCGGCCGCGCCCGCGCCCGCCGCCTCCTGA
- a CDS encoding bifunctional nuclease family protein: protein MARLRPFRRVVLLLALGLLLAGAREPSEIAPPAGSAAQEVSVVGVFSDPRGQHGVLLESKRDKQRRFLMVIGAAEATAIAVPLEHITPPRPLTHDLFLTLFGRLQVAVSKVVITDLRNNTYYATLYLTVGGSPMELDSRPSDAIALAIRAKAPVFAEERVFEKADRVPSPGAGERI from the coding sequence ATGGCCAGGCTCCGCCCATTCCGTCGCGTCGTGCTGCTGCTCGCGCTCGGGCTCCTGCTCGCGGGCGCTCGAGAACCGAGCGAGATCGCCCCGCCCGCCGGGAGCGCGGCGCAGGAGGTCAGCGTGGTCGGTGTCTTCAGTGATCCGCGGGGCCAGCACGGGGTGCTGCTGGAGAGCAAGCGCGACAAGCAGCGGCGCTTCCTGATGGTGATCGGCGCGGCCGAGGCCACCGCGATCGCGGTTCCCCTCGAGCACATCACGCCGCCGCGGCCGCTCACCCACGACCTGTTCCTGACCCTGTTCGGCCGGCTCCAGGTCGCGGTGTCGAAGGTGGTGATCACCGACCTGCGCAACAACACCTACTACGCCACCCTGTACCTGACGGTGGGGGGCAGTCCGATGGAGCTGGACTCGCGGCCGTCCGACGCGATCGCCCTCGCCATCCGGGCCAAGGCGCCCGTCTTCGCGGAGGAGCGCGTGTTCGAGAAGGCCGATCGCGTGCCGAGCCCCGGCGCGGGCGAGCGGATCTAG
- a CDS encoding ATP-binding protein has translation MAPDSPRDGVPVPASVDADGQQWAIQRRIGEIFSKLGEKLAELTGRVDVQVKPETSFDDIGGLAEAKGLVRNFITALTDPELYRTWGIIPPKGMLLYGSPGTGKTLLARALATEAGAVFYHLNLGTLTSKFGPNTGELLQEVLGLAREQGKGVVLLDHAEALGLEHLLPPAQAREAGARIVAALCERIDTLDDFSRLVIIAATARIDAVDPSLVAPGRLDHLVEVPLPDGAAQQQILALARLRAEHHAGRPLVAELDYRVLLPPMGGMSGGEIRDILRRALEEKVHAAGQGLEPGLVTTQDLLRQVDVYRRIRAVVEKIRYGQYL, from the coding sequence GTGGCCCCCGATTCTCCGCGCGACGGCGTCCCGGTCCCCGCGTCCGTCGACGCCGACGGGCAGCAGTGGGCGATCCAGCGCCGCATCGGCGAGATCTTCAGCAAGCTCGGGGAGAAGCTCGCCGAGCTGACCGGGCGCGTCGACGTGCAGGTCAAGCCCGAGACGTCGTTCGACGACATCGGCGGGCTCGCCGAGGCCAAGGGCCTCGTGCGCAACTTCATCACCGCGCTCACCGATCCCGAGCTGTACCGCACGTGGGGGATCATCCCGCCCAAGGGCATGCTGCTCTACGGCTCGCCCGGCACCGGCAAGACGCTGCTGGCCCGGGCCCTGGCCACCGAGGCGGGCGCGGTCTTCTATCACCTGAATCTCGGCACCCTGACCTCGAAGTTCGGGCCCAACACCGGCGAGCTGCTCCAGGAGGTGCTGGGCCTGGCCAGGGAGCAGGGCAAGGGCGTGGTGCTGCTCGATCACGCCGAGGCGCTCGGCCTCGAGCACCTGCTGCCGCCCGCCCAGGCGCGCGAGGCGGGCGCGCGCATCGTGGCCGCTCTGTGCGAGCGGATCGACACCCTCGACGACTTCTCCCGCCTGGTGATCATCGCGGCCACCGCGCGGATCGACGCGGTGGATCCCTCGCTGGTCGCCCCGGGACGCCTGGATCACCTGGTGGAGGTGCCGCTGCCCGACGGGGCCGCGCAGCAGCAGATCCTGGCCCTGGCGCGGTTACGGGCCGAGCACCACGCGGGCCGGCCGCTGGTGGCCGAGCTGGACTACCGCGTGCTGCTGCCGCCGATGGGGGGCATGAGCGGTGGGGAGATCCGGGACATCCTCCGCCGCGCGCTGGAGGAGAAGGTGCACGCCGCCGGGCAGGGGCTGGAGCCGGGCCTCGTCACCACCCAGGACCTCCTCCGCCAGGTCGACGTCTATCGCCGCATCCGCGCGGTGGTCGAGAAGATTCGCTACGGGCAGTACCTCTAG
- a CDS encoding thioesterase family protein — MTHLRVRYKDTDTMSVVYYGNYLTYFEVGRVEYLRGCGWPMSRVNERVHLPVVEAYVKYVKPARLDDLLEITSRVSERRRASFRFTYEIRNEARESVATGFTRHACWNPATAQMIPIPDWLKEIMPDADLDPVPTRG, encoded by the coding sequence GTGACGCATCTGCGCGTGCGCTACAAGGACACCGACACGATGTCGGTCGTCTACTACGGGAACTATCTCACCTACTTCGAGGTCGGCCGCGTGGAATACCTGCGCGGCTGCGGCTGGCCGATGTCCCGAGTGAACGAGCGCGTGCACCTGCCGGTGGTGGAGGCGTACGTGAAGTACGTCAAGCCGGCCCGCCTCGACGACCTGCTCGAGATCACCTCACGGGTGAGCGAGCGCCGGCGGGCCAGCTTCCGCTTCACCTACGAGATCCGGAACGAAGCCCGGGAGTCGGTGGCCACCGGATTCACGCGACACGCGTGCTGGAATCCGGCCACCGCCCAGATGATTCCCATCCCCGATTGGCTCAAGGAGATCATGCCCGATGCCGACCTCGACCCCGTCCCGACCCGCGGCTGA
- a CDS encoding formate--tetrahydrofolate ligase, whose amino-acid sequence MPTSTPSRPAAERAPRPIADIARDLGLGTEEWMPYGRDKAKVHVDALAARRDRPDGKLVVVSSITPTPAGDGKTTMTIGLGQALWRIGSRPVIALREPSIGPTLGMKGGGTGGGRAQVVPMDDINLHFTGDFHAITSAHNLLAAAIDNHVHHGNPLGIDVRQVAWKRILDVNDRALRNVVVGLGGRMDGVPREAGFLITSASEIMAALCLAEDLMDLKQRLGRMLVALTAAGKPVTAEALGVTGAMAALLRDAIHPNLVQTMEGTPALVHGGPFANIAHGCNSVLATRLALKLGDICLTEAGFATDLGAEKFFDIKCRLAGLKPDAALIVATARALKYHGGVPVPELDRENVAALTAGLDNLEAHVEAVRQFKVPVLIGLNRYPSDTEREYAAVTERCARLGVEAHVADVFGRGGEGGEALAHGLLALLGRERSAFQPLYSLDDPITVKLDTIARRVYGADGVEYPKRVERQIAQAESLGYGRLPICVAKTQRSLSDDPTLLNRPRGFKITVNDVRISAGAGFLVAITGDITTMPGLPRRPNAEKVDVTPAGVITGLF is encoded by the coding sequence ATGCCGACCTCGACCCCGTCCCGACCCGCGGCTGAGCGGGCGCCCCGCCCGATCGCCGACATCGCCCGCGATCTCGGCCTGGGCACCGAGGAGTGGATGCCCTACGGCCGCGACAAGGCGAAGGTGCACGTGGACGCCCTCGCGGCCCGCCGCGATCGCCCCGACGGGAAGCTCGTGGTGGTCTCCTCGATCACCCCGACGCCGGCCGGCGACGGCAAGACCACCATGACCATCGGGCTCGGGCAGGCGCTCTGGCGCATCGGGTCCCGCCCGGTCATCGCGCTGCGCGAGCCGTCGATCGGACCCACGCTCGGCATGAAGGGCGGCGGCACCGGCGGCGGTCGCGCGCAGGTGGTGCCGATGGACGACATCAACCTGCACTTCACCGGTGACTTCCACGCGATCACCTCCGCCCACAACCTTCTCGCCGCCGCCATCGACAATCACGTCCACCACGGCAACCCGCTCGGCATCGACGTGCGCCAGGTCGCGTGGAAGCGGATCCTCGACGTCAACGACCGCGCCCTGCGCAACGTGGTGGTCGGCCTCGGCGGGCGGATGGACGGGGTGCCGCGCGAGGCGGGCTTCCTCATCACCTCGGCGTCCGAGATCATGGCCGCCCTCTGCCTGGCCGAGGACCTGATGGATCTCAAGCAGCGGCTGGGCCGCATGCTGGTCGCGCTGACCGCCGCCGGCAAGCCGGTGACCGCCGAGGCGCTCGGGGTGACCGGGGCGATGGCCGCGCTCCTGCGCGACGCGATCCATCCCAACCTCGTGCAGACCATGGAGGGCACGCCGGCCCTGGTGCACGGCGGGCCCTTCGCCAACATCGCCCACGGCTGCAACTCGGTGCTGGCCACCCGCCTGGCCCTCAAGCTGGGCGACATCTGCCTCACCGAGGCCGGCTTTGCCACCGATCTCGGGGCCGAGAAGTTCTTCGACATCAAGTGCCGCCTGGCCGGCCTCAAGCCCGACGCGGCCCTGATCGTGGCCACCGCGCGGGCGCTCAAGTACCACGGGGGCGTGCCGGTGCCGGAGCTGGACCGCGAGAACGTGGCCGCGCTCACCGCCGGCCTCGACAACCTCGAGGCCCACGTGGAGGCGGTGCGCCAGTTCAAGGTGCCGGTGCTGATCGGGCTGAACCGCTACCCGTCGGATACCGAGCGGGAGTACGCGGCGGTGACGGAGCGCTGCGCCCGACTCGGGGTGGAGGCGCACGTGGCCGACGTGTTCGGGCGGGGCGGGGAGGGGGGCGAGGCGCTGGCCCACGGCCTCCTCGCGCTCCTGGGCCGGGAGCGCTCCGCGTTCCAGCCGCTCTACTCCCTCGACGATCCGATCACCGTGAAGCTCGACACGATCGCCCGCCGCGTCTACGGCGCCGACGGTGTCGAATACCCCAAGCGGGTGGAGCGCCAGATCGCCCAGGCCGAGAGTCTCGGCTACGGGAGGCTGCCGATCTGCGTGGCCAAGACCCAGCGCTCGCTCTCCGACGATCCGACGCTCCTGAACCGGCCGCGCGGGTTCAAGATCACGGTCAACGACGTGCGCATCTCGGCGGGCGCCGGGTTCCTCGTCGCGATCACCGGCGACATCACCACGATGCCGGGCCTCCCGCGGCGGCCCAACGCGGAAAAGGTGGACGTGACTCCGGCGGGCGTCATCACCGGGCTCTTCTGA
- a CDS encoding ATP-binding cassette domain-containing protein: MIQVDNLTKRYGLVEAIHDVSFSVDKGRIVGFLGPNGAGKSTTMKILSCFMPASGGTATVAGFDVFSQSLEVRRRIGYLPENAPLYPDLSVASYLDFVAEIKGVGRAARRGRVADVMERCFITDMQNRLIGKLSKGYRQRVGLAQALLGDPEVLILDEPTIGLDPRQIAEIRALIRSLAGQHTVILSTHILPEVSMVCDGVIIINRGRIVAQGTESDLVRQAFPSARIEVRVAGATGDVAGALRAVPGVVGIEPLASRDGAVGFLVEAERDRDVRPDLVRLVTGKGWALQELHQVGMSLEEVFIRVVAGEQDSVEVIATEEAR, translated from the coding sequence ATGATCCAGGTCGACAATCTCACGAAGCGCTACGGGCTGGTCGAGGCCATCCACGACGTGTCGTTCAGCGTGGACAAGGGCCGCATCGTGGGCTTTCTCGGGCCCAACGGCGCGGGCAAGTCCACCACCATGAAGATCCTGTCGTGCTTCATGCCCGCGAGCGGCGGCACCGCGACGGTGGCCGGCTTCGACGTGTTCTCCCAGTCCCTCGAGGTGCGTCGGCGCATCGGCTACCTACCCGAGAACGCGCCGCTCTATCCCGACCTGTCGGTCGCCTCGTACCTCGACTTCGTGGCCGAGATCAAGGGGGTGGGGCGCGCCGCGCGGCGGGGGCGGGTGGCCGACGTGATGGAGCGCTGCTTCATCACCGACATGCAGAACCGTCTCATCGGCAAGCTCTCCAAGGGCTATCGCCAGCGGGTGGGGCTGGCCCAGGCGCTCCTGGGCGATCCGGAGGTGCTGATCCTCGACGAGCCGACCATCGGGCTCGATCCGCGCCAGATCGCCGAGATCCGCGCGCTGATCCGCTCGCTGGCCGGCCAGCACACCGTGATCCTGTCCACTCACATCCTGCCCGAGGTCTCGATGGTCTGCGACGGCGTCATCATCATCAATCGTGGACGCATCGTGGCCCAGGGCACCGAGTCCGACCTGGTCCGCCAGGCCTTCCCCTCCGCGCGGATCGAGGTGCGGGTGGCCGGCGCCACCGGCGACGTGGCGGGCGCGCTGCGCGCGGTGCCGGGAGTGGTGGGCATCGAGCCGCTGGCCTCTCGCGACGGCGCGGTGGGCTTCCTGGTGGAGGCGGAACGCGACCGCGACGTGCGGCCGGATCTGGTGCGGCTCGTCACCGGCAAGGGCTGGGCCCTCCAGGAGCTGCACCAGGTCGGCATGAGTCTGGAGGAGGTATTCATCCGGGTCGTCGCGGGTGAGCAGGACTCGGTGGAGGTGATCGCCACCGAGGAGGCGCGCTGA
- a CDS encoding ABC transporter permease subunit, translating into MGWLPIFKKEMRLYFGSPVAYVVFTFFLLISGWFFSQIFLFYSDASMRSFMQPQFGQNLNVIENVMRPLFTNMSVVLLFFIPMLTMRLFAEEKRSGTIELLLTYPVRDGEVLAGKYLASLALFALLLVLTLLYPGLVAYFTKVEWGPILSGYLGLLLTGAVFLAVGVLVSSMTENQIVAGFGTFGILLAFWIVGWGAEFAGGTLRGVLQYLSIGDHLDGFTRGLIDTKDLVYYVSGVALALFLTLRSLDSKRWKG; encoded by the coding sequence ATGGGCTGGCTGCCCATCTTCAAGAAGGAGATGCGGCTGTACTTCGGCTCGCCGGTCGCCTACGTGGTCTTCACCTTCTTCCTGCTCATCTCCGGCTGGTTCTTCAGCCAGATCTTCCTGTTCTACAGCGACGCGTCGATGCGCTCGTTCATGCAGCCGCAGTTCGGCCAGAACCTCAACGTGATCGAGAACGTGATGCGCCCGCTGTTCACCAACATGAGCGTGGTGCTCCTGTTCTTCATCCCGATGCTGACCATGCGCCTCTTCGCCGAGGAGAAGCGCTCCGGCACCATCGAGCTGCTGCTGACCTATCCGGTGCGCGACGGCGAGGTGCTCGCCGGCAAGTACCTGGCCTCCCTGGCCCTCTTCGCCCTGCTGCTCGTTCTGACCCTGCTCTATCCGGGCCTGGTCGCCTACTTCACCAAGGTGGAGTGGGGGCCGATCTTGAGCGGCTATCTCGGGCTGCTCCTGACCGGCGCGGTATTCCTGGCCGTCGGCGTCCTGGTCTCCTCGATGACCGAGAACCAGATCGTGGCCGGCTTCGGCACGTTCGGCATCCTGCTCGCGTTCTGGATCGTGGGATGGGGCGCCGAGTTCGCGGGCGGCACCCTGCGCGGCGTGCTCCAGTACCTCTCGATCGGCGATCACCTCGACGGCTTCACCCGCGGGCTCATCGACACCAAGGACCTCGTGTACTACGTGAGCGGGGTGGCGCTCGCGCTGTTCCTCACCCTGCGCTCCCTCGACTCGAAGCGATGGAAGGGCTAG
- a CDS encoding Gldg family protein gives MGLIKRHAVSAAVVCLLVAAGLWLFYPGVPARWVFLAAGVAFLLLSLILNAREAQTAMGTRTVRYGTGAAVMALLALGIVVAANAISFRHNTRWDLTENKRNSVSPQTIQVLRTLKSPVSAIAFFRSDTPGKKTAEDLLAQYATYSGGKFTWRLEDTDRAPALARQYGVESYGTVVLEGGPPGQVRTEKVLDAEEEKLTNAIVKVTRAGKRVIYVVKGHGEREIGATDRGGFSQAKEQMEKANYEVKELFLARDPKIPDDASIVMVPAPKTDLFPQELAALDGYIGKAGKVFYMSGPFQADATVKHLSKYGVVVDDDVVIELNPLGQLFGVGPLVPVVGQYDPHPITKDMGGIMTLFPLTRSVAPAKSMPKGVQASPLAQTSRQSWGETDKTVFQTGKATPDPSEKTGPLSVAVVATVDVPGEPKADAGEGAKKPAPKARIVVVGTADFADNQFLGAQGNRDFFLNVVSWLAEEEDLISIRAKDPKQNPVVLTSAQSNLVLGLPLLVLPGAVLICGIAVVMQRRRAR, from the coding sequence ATGGGCCTGATCAAGCGCCACGCGGTGTCCGCCGCGGTCGTGTGCCTGCTGGTGGCCGCGGGCCTCTGGCTCTTCTATCCGGGAGTGCCGGCGCGCTGGGTGTTCCTGGCCGCGGGGGTGGCCTTCCTGCTCCTCTCGCTGATCCTGAACGCGCGCGAGGCGCAGACCGCGATGGGCACCCGCACCGTGCGCTACGGCACCGGCGCGGCGGTGATGGCCCTGCTCGCCTTGGGCATCGTGGTGGCGGCCAATGCGATCTCGTTCCGCCACAACACGCGCTGGGACCTCACCGAGAACAAGCGCAACAGCGTCTCGCCCCAGACCATCCAGGTGCTGCGCACCCTCAAGTCGCCGGTGAGCGCCATCGCGTTCTTCCGATCGGATACCCCGGGCAAGAAGACCGCCGAGGACCTGCTCGCCCAGTACGCGACCTACTCGGGCGGCAAGTTCACGTGGCGGCTCGAGGACACCGACCGGGCGCCCGCCCTCGCGCGCCAGTACGGCGTGGAGAGCTATGGCACCGTGGTGCTCGAGGGCGGCCCGCCCGGCCAGGTCCGCACCGAGAAGGTGCTGGACGCCGAGGAGGAGAAGCTGACCAACGCGATCGTGAAGGTGACCCGCGCGGGCAAGCGGGTGATCTACGTGGTGAAGGGCCACGGCGAGCGGGAGATCGGAGCCACCGACCGCGGGGGGTTCAGCCAGGCCAAGGAGCAGATGGAGAAGGCGAATTACGAGGTGAAGGAGCTGTTCCTGGCCCGCGATCCCAAGATTCCCGACGATGCCAGCATCGTGATGGTGCCCGCGCCCAAGACCGACCTCTTCCCGCAGGAGCTGGCCGCCCTGGACGGCTACATCGGGAAGGCCGGCAAGGTCTTCTACATGTCGGGCCCGTTCCAGGCCGACGCGACGGTCAAGCACCTGAGCAAGTACGGGGTGGTGGTGGACGACGACGTGGTGATCGAGCTGAACCCGCTCGGTCAGCTGTTCGGGGTGGGGCCGCTGGTGCCGGTGGTCGGGCAGTACGATCCGCATCCCATCACCAAGGACATGGGCGGGATCATGACCCTGTTCCCGCTCACCCGCTCGGTGGCTCCGGCCAAGTCCATGCCCAAGGGCGTGCAGGCCTCGCCGCTGGCGCAGACCAGCCGCCAGTCCTGGGGCGAGACCGACAAGACGGTCTTCCAGACCGGCAAGGCGACCCCGGATCCGAGCGAGAAGACGGGGCCGCTGTCGGTGGCGGTGGTGGCCACGGTGGACGTGCCGGGAGAGCCCAAGGCCGACGCGGGCGAGGGCGCGAAGAAGCCGGCCCCGAAGGCCCGCATCGTGGTGGTGGGCACCGCCGACTTCGCGGACAACCAGTTCCTGGGTGCGCAGGGCAACCGCGACTTCTTCCTCAACGTGGTGTCGTGGCTCGCGGAGGAGGAGGATCTCATCTCCATCCGCGCCAAGGATCCGAAGCAGAATCCGGTGGTGCTGACCTCCGCGCAATCCAATCTGGTCCTGGGGCTGCCGCTCCTGGTCCTGCCGGGAGCCGTGCTGATCTGTGGCATCGCGGTGGTCATGCAGCGGCGCCGCGCGCGCTAG